A window of the Corallococcus exiguus genome harbors these coding sequences:
- a CDS encoding ADYC domain-containing protein gives MTGWKRLLAGVLCLGSAVAGAEPPPTNSAQGTQLHGSGRFEFINVPLRSVEVPEAPGEPDCGRPVATIAEGRLRVTQNCAVEGTPMPVRRILEGPTLEKAVFRAPFEGRTVKLVIESVRCHEDITPPTSACDSANVNAGKARWEYRVQAFTDDKNVTPLCPTGSGYALAVPHAWSTSGDLRENPNFFTFACAPKNEGSSSKPFFVGGGVIAKCIDWGYPPWATEYPETVAREYHQLCTRMAVADYCGEGRSNTLDGTPLAFMGPENAAVLSQSGHLPATLVPDGYALEAVWTMDSCGLARPLCLGKKRWDTLSADATCVDQALKIPVPKLTCEQVDFHGTAQRMLVSYSLFIDRALVLFKKGTTDYVTTTAVEGIPGESAGGALPGAFILAMEGLGSAAPTDYSPVRVEGPILSPTLPNDVMARMKPFIKPLYRCGTSTGRMLLTDRPDCELAAGYSRRPLAGDGAVEGYIYSSVDPVREGQRRPLKLWRHPTLGVYATATLNPGAFTFVRDLGFLPAVGQLPGRDL, from the coding sequence ATGACGGGCTGGAAGCGGTTGCTGGCGGGGGTGCTGTGCCTGGGGAGCGCGGTCGCGGGAGCGGAACCTCCCCCGACGAACAGCGCGCAGGGCACGCAGCTGCACGGCTCCGGGCGCTTCGAGTTCATCAACGTGCCGTTGCGGTCGGTGGAGGTGCCCGAAGCCCCCGGAGAGCCCGACTGCGGGAGGCCGGTGGCAACGATCGCGGAGGGCCGGTTGAGGGTGACCCAGAACTGCGCCGTGGAGGGGACGCCCATGCCCGTGAGGAGGATCCTGGAGGGGCCCACGCTGGAGAAGGCCGTGTTCCGCGCGCCGTTCGAGGGCCGCACGGTGAAGCTCGTCATCGAGTCGGTCCGCTGTCACGAGGACATCACGCCGCCGACCTCCGCGTGCGACTCCGCCAACGTGAACGCCGGCAAGGCGCGCTGGGAGTACCGGGTCCAGGCCTTCACGGATGACAAGAACGTGACGCCGTTGTGTCCCACCGGCAGCGGCTACGCGCTCGCGGTGCCGCACGCGTGGTCCACGTCCGGGGACCTGCGGGAGAACCCGAACTTCTTCACCTTCGCCTGCGCGCCGAAGAACGAGGGCAGCTCCAGCAAGCCGTTCTTCGTGGGCGGCGGCGTCATCGCCAAGTGCATCGACTGGGGCTATCCGCCCTGGGCCACGGAGTACCCGGAGACCGTCGCGCGCGAGTACCACCAGCTGTGCACGCGCATGGCGGTGGCGGACTACTGCGGCGAGGGCCGGAGCAACACACTGGACGGGACACCGCTGGCGTTCATGGGGCCGGAGAACGCGGCCGTCCTCAGCCAGAGCGGCCACCTGCCGGCGACGCTCGTTCCGGACGGCTACGCGCTGGAGGCGGTGTGGACGATGGACTCCTGTGGCCTGGCGCGGCCGCTGTGCCTGGGCAAGAAGCGCTGGGACACGCTGTCCGCGGACGCCACCTGCGTGGATCAGGCGCTCAAGATCCCGGTGCCGAAGCTCACCTGTGAGCAGGTGGACTTCCACGGGACGGCGCAGCGGATGCTGGTGTCCTATTCGCTCTTCATCGACCGCGCGCTGGTGCTGTTCAAGAAGGGCACCACCGACTACGTGACGACGACCGCCGTCGAGGGCATCCCAGGCGAATCCGCGGGAGGCGCGCTGCCGGGGGCCTTCATCCTGGCGATGGAGGGACTGGGGAGCGCGGCGCCCACCGACTACTCCCCGGTGCGGGTCGAAGGGCCCATCCTGTCCCCGACGCTGCCCAATGACGTGATGGCGAGGATGAAGCCGTTCATCAAGCCGCTGTACCGCTGCGGAACGTCCACCGGGCGCATGCTGCTCACGGACCGGCCGGACTGCGAGCTGGCGGCGGGCTATTCGCGCAGACCGCTCGCGGGGGATGGGGCCGTCGAGGGCTACATCTACAGCTCCGTCGACCCGGTCCGCGAGGGACAGCGGCGGCCGCTGAAGCTGTGGAGGCACCCGACGCTAGGTGTCTACGCCACGGCGACCCTGAACCCGGGCGCCTTCACGTTCGTGCGCGACCTGGGCTTCCTGCCCGCGGTGGGGCAGCTGCCGGGGCGGGACCTCTGA
- a CDS encoding ADYC domain-containing protein, with protein sequence MKASGRTLTRWCLAMGLLTALGAEADPPPVNSAQGTKLHGSGRFENVNIPLNSIEVSAPPTGLVCDPPMAAMSGGRLVGVQICTGGNPPMPVRVLEGVGLVGTSFRAPFEGRSVKLTIDQVRCHVGITAPTFPCTDQNVADGKAFWEYRVTASTEDAAPQALCPTGSGFALAVPHAWSTGGELIPNYEYFTFACAPKDEGTSQPFFVGGGVIAKCIDWGYPPWNATSSQGVAREYHQLCTRMATADYCGEGRSNTLDGTPLKFMGPHDAIQLNAGNLPVTLEGYSLEAVWKVDDCGGVRPLCLSKKRWDTLPLEATCVNRKLLLAPRATRPCESMNLSAYASSTLLVSYSLFIDRSLVMFKDAANSYVTTTAVTVDESTIEGGSSVTGIHLDLDADGAADVTPFTPQRKEGPILSSKLPADIRARMGSLIKPLYRCASSTGRYLLTDDHQCERLAGFALQPLNGDQGIEGFVYSSVDVTSAGQRRPLKLWRSLVAPGVYATSTQAQPGFFLVRELGYLPAVGQLPARDL encoded by the coding sequence ATGAAGGCGAGCGGCAGGACGTTGACGCGGTGGTGCCTGGCGATGGGGCTCCTGACGGCCCTGGGCGCGGAGGCGGATCCGCCGCCGGTGAACAGCGCGCAGGGAACGAAGCTGCACGGCTCGGGGCGCTTCGAGAACGTGAACATCCCGTTGAACTCCATCGAGGTCTCCGCGCCTCCCACCGGGCTGGTTTGCGATCCACCCATGGCGGCGATGTCTGGCGGGCGGCTGGTCGGCGTCCAGATCTGTACGGGTGGCAATCCCCCGATGCCGGTGCGGGTCCTGGAGGGGGTGGGCCTCGTGGGCACGTCCTTCCGCGCGCCCTTCGAGGGGCGCTCGGTGAAGCTCACCATCGATCAGGTCCGCTGCCACGTCGGCATCACGGCGCCCACCTTCCCGTGCACGGACCAGAACGTGGCTGACGGCAAGGCGTTCTGGGAGTACCGCGTGACGGCGTCCACGGAGGACGCGGCGCCCCAGGCGCTGTGCCCCACGGGCAGCGGATTCGCGCTCGCGGTGCCGCATGCGTGGTCCACGGGCGGCGAGCTGATCCCCAACTACGAGTACTTCACCTTCGCCTGCGCGCCGAAGGACGAGGGCACGAGCCAGCCGTTCTTCGTGGGCGGCGGCGTCATCGCCAAGTGCATCGACTGGGGTTATCCGCCCTGGAACGCGACGTCCTCGCAGGGCGTCGCGCGGGAGTACCACCAGCTGTGCACGCGCATGGCCACGGCGGACTACTGCGGCGAGGGCCGGAGCAACACGCTGGACGGGACGCCGCTGAAGTTCATGGGCCCCCATGACGCGATCCAACTGAACGCGGGAAACCTGCCGGTCACCTTGGAGGGATACTCCCTGGAGGCCGTGTGGAAGGTGGATGACTGCGGCGGAGTGCGGCCGCTGTGCCTGAGCAAGAAGCGCTGGGACACGCTGCCCCTGGAGGCCACGTGCGTGAACCGCAAGCTCCTCCTGGCCCCGCGTGCGACGCGGCCCTGCGAATCGATGAACCTGTCGGCCTATGCCAGCTCGACGCTGCTCGTGTCCTATTCGCTCTTCATCGACCGGTCGCTGGTGATGTTCAAGGATGCCGCCAACAGCTACGTGACGACCACCGCGGTGACGGTGGATGAGTCGACCATCGAAGGCGGCAGCAGCGTGACCGGCATCCACCTGGACCTGGATGCGGACGGAGCGGCGGACGTGACGCCGTTCACGCCGCAGCGCAAGGAGGGGCCCATCCTCTCCTCGAAGCTGCCGGCCGACATCCGCGCGCGCATGGGCAGCCTCATCAAGCCGCTGTACCGGTGCGCGAGCAGCACCGGGCGCTACCTGCTCACGGACGATCACCAGTGTGAACGCCTGGCCGGCTTCGCCCTCCAGCCCCTCAACGGAGACCAGGGCATCGAAGGCTTCGTGTACAGCTCCGTGGACGTCACCAGCGCGGGCCAGCGCCGGCCGCTGAAGCTGTGGCGGTCCCTGGTGGCGCCGGGCGTCTACGCCACCTCCACGCAGGCCCAGCCCGGGTTCTTCCTCGTCCGGGAGCTGGGCTACCTGCCGGCGGTGGGACAGCTGCCGGCGCGCGACCTCTGA